In the genome of Synechococcus sp. UW179A, the window GGCCTCTGGGCCGATCTGCTGCATCCACAACGCAGTTACGCTGCCGCCGACAGTCCGGCTATCCATGACTCTGCAGATCGGCGATCCCGCCCCTGACTTCACACTTCCAGATGAGAACGGTGAGCCCCTCACGCTTTCATCTCTGAAAGGACAACGAGTGGTGATCTATTTCTATCCGAAGGACGCCACCCCCGGCTGCACCAAGGAAGCGTGCAACTTCCGGGACCGCTGGAGCGACCTCAAGGCCCATGGCATCAGGGTCCTAGGGATTAGCAAGGACAACGCCGCATCTCACACCCGCTTCATCGCCAAGCAGGAACTTCCCTTCACCTTGCTCACTGACGAGGAGCCATGCGCCGTGGCCAGCAGCTACGAAAGCTACGGCCTGAAGAAGTTCATGGGCCGTGAGTTCATGGGCATGATGCGTCACACCTTTGTTGTGGATGCTGAGGGCAAGCTTGAGTTGATTTACAGAAAGGTCAAAGCCGATTCAATGGCTGATCAAGTGCTGAGCGATCTGGGGCTGGGCTGACCAGCGTCACCAGCGACTGCATCACAAGATCAGGGGCATGATTCAGCTCAAGCCCCTGGGTCTGCAAAGCCTGCAACAGCAGTGGAGCATCACCGCCGCAGAGCCAAATCGGAGAGGGATCGAGGTCCTGGGCTCGGACAATTAGACCGACAAGACTTTCGATCACTCCCCGGCGCATCGCCTCACACGAATCCCTGGGGAAAGAAGCGCCATCACAGGGATCCCGCCTCTGGTCGTCATGATCTGTCAGCGCCCAAGTACCTGCAGCCATGGCCTGCAACTGCAGCCTCAATCCGGCTGCGAGCCAACCGCCATTGAATGCACCGTCTGCGGTCACGCGCGTCAAGCTGAGCACAGTGCCGGCATCAACAACCATCAGGGGGCCAACCTCTGCTGACTGGGTCCAGGCGCCCCATCCAGCAAGCGCTCTGTCGATGCCAAGCCAGGCCGGGACATTTCTAAGCGGAATCACATCGAGATCGAGACGCCTGTCTGGCCTGAGCACGGAATGATCCGGCACAGGTCCCACTGCCGCCCATGCACAAAGCTGAGGAGAGCCAGCCAACAGCGACAGTTGCGGTTGGGAATGGCTGTAGCTCCAGGCACCGCTTTTCAATTGCTCAGCCCAGTGCCAGCGACTGTTACCGATTAGTAGACAGCGCTGCTCAGAGCGCATGGTCAGATGCCATCGCCCATGACTCCGGGCACGTGAATTCCGCACTCCTGACGCTGTCCGCCGAAGCGGGTGCTGCGGCCTTCAGACTCAAGCCCGTCAGGAGCACTGGAATGCCAGTCGCCCACGGTGGAATAGCCCTGATCGAAGAGCGGATGCTGAGGCAGGTCATGCTCCTGCATGTAATAGAAGACATCCCGATTGGTCCAACGCAACAAAGGGCGCAAAGACAAACGCTCACGAATCGGATCGAGCACGGTCATGGTCTTACGTAGATCAGTCTGGCCGCGTCGCACGCCACTGGCCCAGCAGCTCACTTTCTGCACACGGAGCGCTTCCTCCAGCGGCTCCACTTTGCGGAGATGCAGATACAGATCAAGATCCTGCTCTCGGCCAGTTTCCCAGAGCCTTCCATGGACTGCTTCCATTCGGGCA includes:
- a CDS encoding phosphoadenylyl-sulfate reductase, with the protein product MSQGITDMIGTAGGVDSGTVSAGLDPLRSELDPMQPLQRLQWALNRFGSGFAMTTSFGIQSSVLLHMLSRLSGGETVPVIWVDTGYLPAETYRYANTLCERFGTQLVVAQASMSPARMEAVHGRLWETGREQDLDLYLHLRKVEPLEEALRVQKVSCWASGVRRGQTDLRKTMTVLDPIRERLSLRPLLRWTNRDVFYYMQEHDLPQHPLFDQGYSTVGDWHSSAPDGLESEGRSTRFGGQRQECGIHVPGVMGDGI
- a CDS encoding type III pantothenate kinase, coding for MRSEQRCLLIGNSRWHWAEQLKSGAWSYSHSQPQLSLLAGSPQLCAWAAVGPVPDHSVLRPDRRLDLDVIPLRNVPAWLGIDRALAGWGAWTQSAEVGPLMVVDAGTVLSLTRVTADGAFNGGWLAAGLRLQLQAMAAGTWALTDHDDQRRDPCDGASFPRDSCEAMRRGVIESLVGLIVRAQDLDPSPIWLCGGDAPLLLQALQTQGLELNHAPDLVMQSLVTLVSPAPDRSALDQPLNRL
- the bcp gene encoding thioredoxin-dependent thiol peroxidase, producing MTLQIGDPAPDFTLPDENGEPLTLSSLKGQRVVIYFYPKDATPGCTKEACNFRDRWSDLKAHGIRVLGISKDNAASHTRFIAKQELPFTLLTDEEPCAVASSYESYGLKKFMGREFMGMMRHTFVVDAEGKLELIYRKVKADSMADQVLSDLGLG